In Balaenoptera acutorostrata chromosome 12, mBalAcu1.1, whole genome shotgun sequence, a single window of DNA contains:
- the CNRIP1 gene encoding CB1 cannabinoid receptor-interacting protein 1 produces the protein MGDLPGLVRLSIALRIQPNDGPVFYKVDGQRFGQNRTIKLLTGSSYKVEVKVKPTTLQVENISIGGVLVPLELKSKEPDGDRIVYTGTYDTEGVAPTKSGERQPIQITMPFTDIGTFETVWQVKFYNYHKRDHCQWGSPFSVIEYECKPNETRSLMWVNKESFL, from the exons ATGGGGGACCTGCCGGGCCTCGTGCGCCTCTCCATCGCGCTGCGCATCCAGCCTAACGACGGCCCGGTCTTCTACAAGGTGGACGGGCAGCGCTTCGGCCAGAACCGCACCATCAAACTGCTCACGGGCTCCTCCTACAAGGTGGAGGTGAAGGTGAAGCCCACCACGCTGCAGGTCGA GAACATTTCCATTGGTGGTGTGCTTGTCCCGCTGGAACTGAAGTCTAAGGAGCCTGATGGGGACAGAATCGTATATACAGGAACATATGACACAGAAGGTGTGGCCCCAACCAAGAGTGGAGAACGGCAGCCCATCCAGATCACCATGCCG TTCACTGACATTGGGACCTTCGAGACGGTGTGGCAGGTCAAGTTTTACAATTACCACAAGCGAGATCACTGCCAGTGGGGAAGCCCCTTCTCCGTCATTGAGTACGAATGCAAGCCCAATGAGACCCGCAGTCTCATGTGGGTGAACAAGGAGTCCTTCCTCTGA